The following are encoded together in the Corvus moneduloides isolate bCorMon1 chromosome 34, bCorMon1.pri, whole genome shotgun sequence genome:
- the LOC116437276 gene encoding pecanex-like protein 3 — MVGTAVLQVLRQGVWASLTGGCFLDPQLGAFANCVRLYVWLFLLGLPLGLYSALPPSPAVAALYCGLVAAFFGAVKAVTFRLHARLDRGGSEGDPEGGAAALLPPPSPEERDPSPGPPGGGLELSVLRWPSATPPQLCGFNQLSELLPHLDTATGAGELRGIVTAADRAWLRSPGHGGAWGGPDGAGGDARTPPPTLCPPPAPVSCPAGLGVPPGSPPRHPPRVGVPAAAARPPPPPRAPSAPPGRAAEGEGALGVSGQVRPPVGREGGQGVTP; from the exons ATGGTGGGGACAGCGGTGCTGCAGGTGCTCCGCCAAGGCGTTTGGGCCTCGCTGACGGGCGGCTGCTTCCTGGACCCTCAGCTCGGAGCCTTCGCCAACTGCGTGCGGCTCTACGTGTGGCTGTTCCTGCTCGGGCTCCCGCTCGGCCTCTACTCG GcgctgccccccagccccgccgtgGCCGCTCTGTACTGCGGGCTCGTGGCCGCGTTCTTCGGGGCCGTCAAGGCCGTGACGTTCCGGCTGCACGCGCGCCTGGACCGGGGGGGCTCCGAGGGGGACCCCGAGGGGGGGGCGGCCGCTCTGCtgcccccccccagccctgaggAGCGGGACCCTTCCCCCGG CCCCCCCGGGGGGGGTCTGGAGCTCTCGGTGCTCCGGTGGCCGAGCGCGACCCCCCCTCAACTCTGCGGCTTCAACCAACTCTCG gagctgctgccacaccTGGACACCGCCACCGGCGCCGGGG aGCTCCGGGGCATCGTGACCGCAGCTGACCGGGCCTGGCTGCGCTCGCCGGGGCACGGAGGGGCCTGGGGGGGGCCCGATGGGGCTGGGGGCGATGCCAGGACCCCCCCCCCGACCCTCtgcccccccccagccccggtgagctgccctgcagggctgggggtcccgCCTGGCAGCCCCCCCCGTCACCCCCCCAGGGTGGGGGTCCCAGCAGCCGCTGCTCgacccccaccccccccacgGGCCCCCAGCGCCCCCCCCGGGAGGGCTGCGGAGGgggagggggctctgggggtgaGCGGCCAGGTGAGACCCCCGGTGGGGCGTGAAGGGGGGCAGGGGGTGACCCCATAA
- the MAP3K11 gene encoding mitogen-activated protein kinase kinase kinase 11 has protein sequence MEWGRASPSPSPPGGSHSPSPPLSPSPPLSPLFPEGSRSPFPPSPRGSRSPSPSPAGSRSPSPGGSRSPSPPSPGGSRSPSPPGGWEPARAAFGELRLEEVIGAGGFGRVFRGTWRGQVVAVKAARGDAGAAGAASLRREARLYARLRHPNVVALRAVCLEPPHLCLVMEFAAGGPLSRALAGRRVPPAVLLDWARQVARGMRYLHAGTPVPLIHRDLKSSNVLLAQPVVGDDVSGKTLKITDFGLAREWQRTTKMSAAGTYAWMAPEVIRASTFSKGSDVWSYGVLLWELLTGEVPYRGIDGLAVAYGVAVNKLTLPIPSTCPPPFAQLMAACWEQDPHRRPGFGTILRRLGGLEPGGLGPPESFHSLQESWRREIQGLFDELRAREKELRSREEAVARASRAQRSQAEALRQREAAVARRELEVLERELSLMLRGPPRPPPAPKRRRPPFRRPRRPADLIGMPQDFKHRLTVQASPGGDPRSHDPEDGPGESPPFPRLRAIQLEPEEEEEPPRGRAGRASAPNGRRRLRPDETTWYLDTDELSPGDASPNGEAGPPEAEEGRGSRGGTPRLLRRALLKGSALLASLGLGRDLAPPESPRSPPPSPGLLRLSPRRWERTLGSPELSSPGTPEMGRAWTPGTPEPSQARTPGSPDPSGARTPGTPGTPGTPEPSRARSPGSPDPSGVRTPGTPRTPGTPEQGRAQIPGSPDPSGIRAPGTPKIPGTPEQGGRARTPRTLELNWSWTPEQGGVRTPGTPGTPEQGRARTPGTLELVQPRTPGTPEPRRARTPGTPELGLQPSPRGARRPRELSPAGTPEWGPARPRPSPLRPRIDPWSFVSAGPRRAPPPAEPRPRDPFADQ, from the exons ATGGAGTGGGGCCGGgcatccccctccccatcccccccgggggggtcccactccccctcaccccccctTTCCCCGTcaccccccctttcccccctcttcccaGAGGGGTCCcgctcccctttccccccctccccgcggGGGTCCCGCTCCCCTTCTCCATCTCCAGCGGGATCCCGCTCCCCATCCCCGGGGGGGTCCcgctctccctctcccccttccccaggggGGTCCCGCTCCCCATCCCCGCCGGGGGGTTGGGAGCCGGCGCGGGCGGCGTTCGGGGAGCTGCGGCTGGAGGAGGTGATCGGGGCCGGGGGCTTCGGCCGCGTATTCCGGGGCACGTGGCGGGGACAGGTGGTGGCCGTGAAGGCGGCGCGGGGGGacgcgggggcggcgggggcggccaGCCTGCGGCGGGAGGCACGGCTCTACGCCCGCCTGCGGCACCCCAACGTGGTGGCCCTGCGGGCCGTGTGCCTCGAGCCCCCCCACCTGTGCCTGGTGATGGAGTTCGCGGCCGGGGGGCCGCTGTCCAGGGCGCTGGCCGGCCGCAGGGTCCCACCCGCCGTCCTGCTGGACTGGGCGCGCCAGGTGGCCCGGGGGATGCGGTACCTGCACGCCGGGACCCCCGTGCCCCTCATCCACCGCGACCTCAAGTCCAGCAATG tgctgctggcacagcccgtTGTGGGGGACGACGTGAGTGGGAAGACGCTGAAAATCACCGACTTCGGCCTGGCCCGCGAGTGGCAGCGAACGACCAAGATGAGCGCGGCCGGGACCTACGCCTGGATGGCCCCCGAGGTCATCCGGGCATCCACCTTCTCCAAGGGCAGCGACGTCTGGAG TTatggggtgctgctgtgggagctgctgacCGGGGAGGTGCCGTACCGGGGCATCGATGGCCTGGCCGTGGCCTACGGGGTGGCCGTGAACAAACTGACCCTGCCCATCCCATCCACCTGCCCCCCACCCTTCGCCCAGCTCATGGCAG cctgctgggagcaggaccCTCACCGGCGGCCAGGCTTCGGGACCATCCTGCGGCGCCTGGGGGGGCTGGAGCCGGGGGGGCTGGGGCCCCCCGAGTCCTTCCACTCCCTGCAGGAGTCCTGGCGCCGCGAGATCCAGGGGCTCTTCGACGAGCTGAGGGCGCGGGAGAAG gAGCTGCGCAGCCGGGAGGAGGCCGTGGCCAGGGCGTCGCGGGCCCAGCGCTCCCAGGCCGAGGCGCTGCGGCAGCGCGAGGCCGCCGTGGCCcggagggagctggaggtgctggagcgggAGCTCAGCCTGATGCTCAGGGgacccccccggccccccccggcccccaaGAGACGCCGACCCCCCTTCCGGAGGCCGCGGAGGCCCGCGGACCTCATTGGCATGCCCCAGG atTTCAAGCACCGCCTGACGGTCCAGGCCTCACCCGGGGGGGACCCCCGGAGCCACGACCCCGAGGACGGGCCCGGGGAgtccccccccttcccccggCTGCGTGCCATCCAGC tggagcccgaggaggaggaggagccgccgcggggccgcgcgggcCGGGCCAGTGCCCCCAATGGCAG GCGGCGGCTGCGCCCCGACGAGACCACCTGGTACCTGGACACGGACGAGCTGAGCCCGGGGGACGCCTCCCCCAACG GCGAGGCCGGGCCCCCGGAGGCCGAGGAGGGCCGGGGGTCTCGGGGAGGGACCCCCCGGCTGCTGCGGCGGGCGCTGCTGAAGGGCTCGGCCCTGCTGGCGTCGCTTGGGCTGGGCCGTGACCTGGCCCCCCCCGAGTCCCCTCGCAGCCCCCCGCCCTCCCCCGGCCTCCTGCGCCTCTCCCCGCGCCGCTGGGAGCggaccctggggtccccagagctcagctcaCCCGGGACCCCCGAGATGGGTCGTGCTtggacccccgggacccctgAGCCAAGCCAAGCCCGGACCCCCGGATCTCCAGATCCCAGCGGAGCCcggacccccgggacccccgggacccccgggacccctgAGCCAAGCCGAGCCCGGAGCCCCGGGTCCCCAGATCCGAGTGGGGTCCGaacccctgggacccccaggacccccgggacccccgagcaAGGCCGAGCCCAGATCCCCGGGTCCCCAGATCCGAGTGGAATCCGGGCCCCCGGCACCCCCAAGatccccgggacccccgagcaGGGGGGGCGAGCCCGGACCCCCAGGACCCTGGAGCTGAATTGGTCCTGGACCCCCGAGCAAGGGGGAGTCAggacccctgggacccccgggacccccgagcaGGGCCGTGCCCGGACCCCAGGGACCCTCGAGCTGGTTCAGCCCcggacccccgggacccctgAGCCGCGGCGTGCCcggacccccgggacccccgagctggggctgcagccgtCACCCCGGGGGGCTCGGAGACCCCgagagctgagcccagctgggACCCCCGAGTGGG gccccgcccggccccgcccctccccgctccgcccccgcaTCGACCCCTGGAGCTTCGTGtccgcggggccgcgccgggccccgccccccgccgagccccgcccCCGAGACCCCTTCGCCGACCAATGA